One Solibacillus sp. R5-41 DNA segment encodes these proteins:
- a CDS encoding DUF1524 domain-containing protein — MRPDFFELARKAPLKNQCAFGNLALITVSGNSKFSNLPPSGKINSYPSVIQQSLKIKIMEKMMFLHGGKWDQKISETHKDEMFRVLGN; from the coding sequence TTGCGTCCAGATTTTTTCGAGCTTGCTCGAAAAGCTCCCCTTAAAAATCAGTGTGCTTTTGGAAATTTAGCTTTGATTACAGTTTCCGGGAATTCTAAGTTTTCTAATTTACCACCAAGTGGAAAAATTAATTCGTATCCAAGTGTGATACAGCAAAGTCTTAAAATAAAAATCATGGAGAAGATGATGTTTTTACATGGTGGCAAATGGGATCAGAAGATTTCAGAAACACATAAGGATGAAATGTTTCGGGTCTTAGGTAACTAA
- a CDS encoding DUF2812 domain-containing protein, translating into MTRWRPFWSYRIEETEQWLSEMASKGQHFTRINYLSQFEFEQGEKKKSTYLIDYASDTERLTQANWELVWQRKKWTLFTSEQATIFPSKEKAFKRFRTHFLVLVFLLSFLIPFITLPFLMMTILWGSVSYPVIWLAVIAVHGFLFGCIWVVYSYFRKKEKKYLGLPMSQRSKKAIRKMRIGWFYQPYYTKKWLNQLFEEGFELERASNLFFYFVPRSCEKISYEILYENSVNSSYYQLHQEMGWQLKHTSNTSYWNSSIWAMPYNVVEPEPKITYVFEERLQGMKRNLKMSTTIFGFLFLVNGFNFLLQLQINELFRQWNFLTVLTIINFVLSIYCVYFYFKAIQGYRLEKKMLYIEV; encoded by the coding sequence ATGACAAGATGGCGACCATTTTGGAGTTACCGAATTGAAGAGACGGAACAGTGGCTTAGTGAAATGGCGAGCAAAGGGCAGCATTTTACACGGATAAATTATTTGAGTCAATTTGAGTTTGAACAAGGTGAAAAAAAGAAAAGTACGTATTTAATTGACTATGCTTCAGACACAGAGCGTTTAACACAGGCGAACTGGGAACTTGTTTGGCAGAGAAAGAAATGGACATTATTTACGTCCGAGCAAGCAACCATTTTTCCATCGAAAGAAAAAGCGTTTAAAAGATTTCGCACGCATTTTTTGGTTCTAGTATTCCTTTTATCATTCCTTATTCCATTTATTACATTGCCATTTTTGATGATGACTATTTTATGGGGTAGTGTTTCCTATCCTGTGATTTGGTTAGCAGTTATTGCTGTGCATGGCTTTCTATTCGGCTGTATATGGGTAGTTTATTCGTATTTCCGTAAAAAGGAGAAAAAATATCTTGGTTTGCCGATGAGCCAGCGGAGTAAAAAAGCGATACGGAAAATGCGCATTGGTTGGTTTTATCAGCCGTACTATACGAAAAAATGGCTCAATCAATTATTTGAAGAGGGCTTTGAATTAGAGCGCGCCTCGAATTTGTTTTTTTATTTTGTACCAAGGTCGTGTGAAAAAATAAGCTACGAAATATTGTATGAAAACTCGGTGAACAGCTCCTATTATCAACTTCACCAAGAGATGGGCTGGCAATTAAAGCATACATCGAATACATCGTATTGGAATAGCAGCATTTGGGCAATGCCATACAATGTGGTGGAGCCCGAACCTAAAATTACGTATGTATTTGAAGAAAGACTGCAAGGAATGAAGCGTAATTTGAAAATGTCGACAACGATTTTTGGGTTTTTATTCTTGGTAAATGGGTTTAACTTCCTCCTACAATTACAGATTAATGAATTGTTTCGACAATGGAATTTTTTGACGGTCTTAACCATTATCAATTTTGTGCTCAGTATTTATTGTGTCTACTTTTATTTCAAAGCGATTCAAGGCTACCGACTCGAGAAAAAAATGCTTTATATAGAAGTTTAG
- a CDS encoding PadR family transcriptional regulator has product MDKVFKKYHPMTETAFYILFSLTVPRHGYGIIKNIEALTNGRLKLGSGTIYGTLMKMQNDELIVLFSDEERKTIYEITTLGQQILQQEMRRIKEIHDHIIQFEEGKQ; this is encoded by the coding sequence ATGGATAAAGTGTTTAAAAAATATCATCCGATGACAGAAACGGCCTTTTATATTCTCTTTTCACTAACAGTGCCACGACACGGCTATGGAATAATTAAAAATATCGAAGCGCTCACGAATGGTCGGTTAAAGCTTGGATCGGGCACAATTTATGGAACGCTAATGAAGATGCAAAATGACGAGCTTATTGTCCTTTTTTCAGATGAAGAGCGTAAAACTATTTATGAAATCACAACATTAGGACAACAAATTTTACAGCAAGAAATGCGGCGAATTAAAGAAATACATGACCATATCATCCAATTTGAGGAGGGTAAGCAATGA
- a CDS encoding response regulator transcription factor → MTQILIIEDEQQIARVLQLELGFEGYETTIAHTGTAGLLAFHEGNFELILLDIMLPELNGLEVLKRIRKHNETIPVILLTAKGEIQDKVTGLDYGANDYMTKPFEFDELLARIRVALRFSLKSVAPEIPTHTYQFAGLTLNENTREVWRQNNQIDLTPREFDLLTHFIKHPKLVQSREQLLNSVWGFDYYGDTNVVDVYVRYLRQKVEVNLNLPPLLHTVRGIGYVLKELVTNEA, encoded by the coding sequence ATGACGCAAATTTTAATTATTGAAGATGAACAGCAAATTGCACGCGTACTGCAATTAGAGCTTGGCTTTGAAGGCTATGAAACAACGATTGCACACACTGGAACAGCGGGTTTATTGGCGTTTCATGAAGGGAATTTTGAATTAATTTTATTAGATATTATGTTGCCCGAATTAAACGGGCTTGAGGTGTTGAAGCGCATCCGCAAGCACAATGAAACGATTCCGGTCATTTTACTTACAGCGAAAGGTGAAATTCAAGATAAAGTAACCGGTCTTGATTACGGGGCAAATGATTATATGACGAAGCCGTTTGAATTTGATGAATTACTTGCCCGAATCCGTGTCGCACTGCGGTTTTCACTTAAATCGGTTGCTCCAGAAATACCGACTCATACGTACCAATTTGCCGGCTTAACATTAAATGAAAATACGCGTGAAGTTTGGCGTCAAAACAATCAAATTGACTTAACCCCGCGTGAATTTGATTTGTTGACACACTTTATCAAGCATCCAAAACTCGTTCAATCACGCGAACAGCTATTGAATTCGGTTTGGGGCTTTGACTATTATGGCGATACGAATGTTGTGGATGTGTATGTTCGTTATTTACGTCAAAAAGTCGAAGTGAATTTAAACCTTCCTCCCCTATTACATACCGTTCGCGGCATCGGCTATGTATTAAAGGAGCTCGTTACGAATGAAGCTTAA
- a CDS encoding cell wall metabolism sensor histidine kinase WalK, translated as MKLNTKVNILSTLLTTVIMIGSFTGIYFLYEELAYATEVEQLQERAYELSTTVSSLQSTDDINTILQAYLPTNGAIIVKDEKGIDLKHIQMTSKKIEFATSKDEYYSMKVIDGIPHIAMNFPLIWPTQQVVEANFIQPVPTITENLNRLKIILLLITLIALIPIYLASQLLIRLIVKPVQQLTATMERNIQQSSYEQIAVKKQSHDEIAMMTVTYNHLMAQLEVHHEKQQQFIGNASHELKTPLTVIESYANLLKRRGTENAEVTNEALAAIINETAMMKQMIEQMLALAKTSEVAKVKLSFIAFQPFIKDIAQSFQQAFHRTIIVDVPDAIIGTDEAKLKQLLFIFLDNARKYSDEEITIIGRVNELIEIQIQDKGKGIPKEDIPHLFERFYRVTKDRNRQTGGVGIGLSIAQEIAKQLKATIEVESVLDQGTTIKIQLPLNRGASSEN; from the coding sequence ATGAAGCTTAATACAAAGGTCAATATTTTATCGACATTGTTGACGACTGTTATTATGATTGGAAGCTTCACAGGAATTTATTTTTTATATGAGGAGCTAGCGTATGCGACTGAAGTAGAACAGCTACAGGAACGTGCGTATGAGCTTTCGACAACGGTCAGTTCGCTACAGTCGACGGATGACATTAATACCATTTTACAGGCGTATCTTCCGACGAATGGCGCAATCATCGTTAAAGATGAGAAAGGTATAGATTTAAAACACATCCAAATGACATCGAAAAAGATTGAATTTGCAACGAGCAAGGACGAGTATTACTCAATGAAAGTAATCGACGGCATTCCACATATTGCGATGAATTTCCCACTTATATGGCCGACACAGCAAGTCGTCGAGGCAAACTTCATTCAGCCTGTACCGACGATTACGGAAAATTTAAATCGTTTAAAAATAATTTTACTTTTAATAACGCTCATCGCACTCATTCCTATTTATTTGGCAAGTCAATTATTAATTCGACTTATTGTCAAACCGGTCCAACAATTAACAGCCACGATGGAACGTAATATTCAGCAGTCAAGCTACGAGCAAATTGCTGTAAAAAAGCAGTCACATGATGAAATCGCTATGATGACCGTCACGTACAATCATTTAATGGCACAACTCGAAGTACATCATGAAAAACAGCAGCAGTTTATCGGTAATGCCTCGCATGAATTAAAAACACCCCTGACCGTCATCGAAAGCTACGCCAATTTATTAAAGCGTCGCGGTACAGAAAATGCAGAGGTAACGAATGAAGCACTTGCTGCCATCATCAATGAAACAGCGATGATGAAGCAGATGATTGAGCAAATGTTGGCATTAGCAAAAACGAGTGAAGTAGCAAAAGTAAAGCTGTCATTTATCGCATTTCAACCGTTTATAAAAGACATCGCACAAAGCTTTCAACAAGCCTTTCATCGGACGATTATTGTCGACGTTCCAGATGCCATCATTGGGACGGACGAAGCCAAACTGAAGCAGCTGTTATTTATCTTTTTAGATAATGCACGAAAATATAGTGATGAGGAAATTACGATTATTGGGCGGGTCAACGAATTGATCGAAATACAAATTCAAGATAAAGGCAAGGGCATTCCTAAAGAGGATATCCCCCATCTTTTCGAGCGATTTTATCGCGTGACGAAAGACCGAAATCGACAAACGGGTGGTGTGGGCATCGGCCTTTCTATTGCCCAGGAAATAGCGAAACAGTTAAAGGCAACGATTGAAGTCGAAAGCGTGCTCGATCAAGGTACGACGATTAAAATTCAACTCCCTTTAAATCGAGGTGCATCAAGTGAAAATTAA
- a CDS encoding PepSY domain-containing protein has product MKIKQILTIISFIFIGIFIMLAVQQLQTSATLTKEQMTAQVEKVYRGSVQSFIEKDDYYLASFEKNGSTYEVQIDPYNGELSNMQAIFIADKPNVAVKEDDNGKPNTNVKTDDTTKPDVATKSTTNTKPSDTAKPSDNTQKETPPKTIKPLLSEAQAKAIALKEINGQVESVDYNATSDGGYYFIEVEPTNEDRDEVIVQVHAVTGKILLIQYED; this is encoded by the coding sequence GTGAAAATTAAACAAATTTTGACGATTATTTCATTTATTTTTATTGGTATTTTTATTATGCTTGCCGTGCAGCAGCTCCAAACATCGGCAACTTTAACGAAAGAGCAGATGACCGCCCAAGTCGAAAAGGTGTACCGTGGCTCTGTCCAATCGTTCATTGAAAAGGATGATTATTATCTCGCATCCTTTGAAAAAAACGGTTCCACATACGAAGTGCAAATCGACCCGTACAATGGTGAACTGTCGAATATGCAGGCGATTTTCATTGCGGATAAACCAAATGTAGCGGTTAAAGAAGATGATAACGGAAAACCAAATACTAATGTGAAGACTGATGATACAACAAAGCCAGATGTCGCTACTAAGTCAACTACTAATACAAAACCTAGTGATACTGCAAAACCTAGTGACAATACACAAAAGGAAACACCTCCAAAGACAATCAAACCACTGCTTTCAGAGGCACAGGCGAAAGCAATTGCTTTAAAAGAAATTAATGGGCAAGTGGAGTCCGTCGATTATAATGCAACATCGGATGGGGGTTATTATTTTATTGAGGTCGAACCAACAAATGAAGATCGTGATGAAGTCATCGTGCAAGTTCACGCCGTAACAGGTAAAATTTTATTGATTCAATACGAGGATTAA
- a CDS encoding PepSY domain-containing protein, whose product MKKKLLVIPALLVAIGGGAALAQTDLLAKADVNPSISASQAKEIALKQVQGKIVDFDYDGDDHTPHYEIDVVKGNEKIEITVNALTGKSKITERETIQTKNQTSTQNSTNSTPNGLISEQKAIQIAQAKAPGTVVKVELDEDDNQLHYDIKIQNGKTEYEFEIDAKTGSIIHFEEDLDDDDRDDDDYDYDNDDDFND is encoded by the coding sequence ATGAAAAAGAAATTATTAGTTATTCCAGCGTTACTAGTAGCAATTGGAGGCGGTGCAGCATTAGCACAAACGGATCTACTCGCTAAGGCGGATGTTAATCCTTCTATCTCAGCCTCTCAAGCAAAAGAAATTGCCTTAAAACAAGTACAGGGTAAGATTGTCGACTTTGATTATGATGGCGATGACCACACACCCCATTATGAAATTGATGTAGTGAAGGGCAATGAAAAAATAGAAATTACAGTAAATGCGTTAACAGGAAAAAGCAAAATTACCGAGCGCGAAACGATTCAAACTAAAAATCAAACATCCACACAAAACAGTACGAACTCAACACCAAATGGACTAATTTCAGAACAAAAAGCAATTCAAATTGCACAAGCAAAAGCACCTGGTACAGTCGTTAAAGTCGAGCTAGATGAGGATGACAATCAACTGCATTATGATATCAAAATCCAAAACGGCAAAACAGAATACGAATTTGAAATCGATGCGAAAACAGGTAGTATTATTCATTTTGAAGAAGATTTAGATGATGACGACCGTGATGACGACGATTACGATTATGACAATGATGATGATTTTAACGATTAA
- the helD gene encoding RNA polymerase recycling motor HelD — MNLQFQQEQKRVDDVMEVITEQINHLEKETSKRRNEVIHIRKHFWDEIKVNADTFDDFLETIISLRQETQALSVSQSTHKHASKKLDTLHRMQKIPYFGRIDFMEEGHSNQEQVYIGISSLMDESGEDFLIYDWRAPISSVYYDYEPGLAHYATPGGIVQGQLKKKWQYLVRDGVLQSMFDTSLTIGDEILQQVLGNGTDKHMHSIVSTIQQEQNQIIRHDHGRLLVVHGAAGSGKTSAALQRIAYLLYKYRASLTADQIILFSPNAMFNSYVSNVLPELGEENMQQVTFQEYLDHRLSNELQVENPYDQLEYVLTGTNTPAHQSRVTGIQFKASTVFFEVIKAYRQSLEVRGMLFKDIIFRGQPIVTAQQLADKFYSSDPTIHFQNRLENLKDWVLKLVKDAGKVERMKPWVQEEIELFSNEDYYKAQTYLAKKRGFARDSIADYEMEPEALERLVVTQKLSPLRKRIRAFDFVDILGIYKQLFADPLQINEWIEGETPAEWNAICRATLEVLDEGKLFYEDATPFLLMKELIQGFQTNRSIKHILIDEAQDYSPFQFEFIKRLFPSARMTVLGDFNQAIFAHASEMVDFHVLSSLYGQDETAVINMTRSYRSTKPIIDFTRKLVPNGEKIIPFERDGALPVLTQVIDHEQLHRSILSKVAALQSAGYISIAIICKSAEESKNAYEALSSIDGIKLLKNGSPEYEQGVVVIPSYLAKGIEFEAVIIYDASEKVYGDESLRRIFYTACTRAMHELQLYSVGEPSPFLRNALQGSFIQV, encoded by the coding sequence ATGAATTTACAATTTCAGCAGGAGCAAAAACGAGTGGACGATGTAATGGAGGTCATTACAGAGCAAATTAACCATTTAGAAAAAGAAACATCTAAGCGCCGCAACGAAGTCATTCATATTCGCAAACATTTTTGGGATGAAATTAAGGTAAACGCCGATACTTTTGACGATTTTTTAGAAACGATTATCAGCTTGAGACAAGAAACGCAAGCATTGTCTGTCAGTCAAAGCACACATAAACATGCATCCAAAAAATTGGATACGCTACACCGTATGCAGAAAATTCCTTATTTCGGCCGCATTGATTTCATGGAAGAAGGGCATTCAAATCAGGAGCAAGTGTATATTGGCATTTCTTCACTAATGGACGAAAGTGGTGAAGACTTCCTTATTTATGATTGGCGAGCACCGATCTCGAGTGTTTACTATGATTACGAGCCGGGCCTTGCCCACTATGCAACTCCTGGGGGGATAGTTCAAGGACAATTGAAGAAAAAATGGCAATATCTTGTTCGAGATGGCGTCCTGCAATCGATGTTCGATACGAGTCTTACGATTGGAGATGAAATTTTACAGCAAGTTTTGGGCAATGGTACTGACAAACATATGCACAGTATCGTCTCGACCATTCAACAGGAGCAAAACCAAATTATCCGTCATGATCATGGGAGACTGCTCGTTGTTCACGGGGCTGCTGGTAGTGGTAAAACATCTGCCGCGCTCCAACGAATTGCTTATTTACTTTACAAATATCGTGCAAGTTTGACGGCGGATCAAATTATTTTATTTTCACCAAATGCTATGTTCAACAGCTATGTATCCAATGTGTTACCGGAACTTGGTGAGGAGAATATGCAGCAAGTTACGTTTCAGGAATATTTGGACCATCGACTGAGCAACGAGCTTCAAGTTGAAAATCCGTACGATCAGTTAGAATATGTTTTAACTGGTACGAATACACCTGCGCACCAGTCAAGGGTTACGGGCATCCAGTTCAAAGCATCTACTGTGTTTTTTGAAGTGATCAAAGCATATAGGCAGTCACTGGAAGTAAGGGGCATGTTATTCAAGGATATCATTTTCAGAGGACAGCCAATTGTGACAGCGCAACAACTCGCGGATAAATTTTATAGCAGTGATCCTACAATCCACTTTCAAAACAGGCTTGAAAATTTGAAGGATTGGGTTTTGAAGCTTGTAAAAGACGCGGGTAAAGTGGAACGGATGAAGCCGTGGGTACAGGAAGAAATTGAGCTGTTTAGCAATGAGGATTATTATAAAGCGCAAACTTATTTAGCAAAAAAGCGCGGTTTTGCACGTGATTCAATTGCTGATTATGAGATGGAACCTGAAGCGCTTGAAAGGTTGGTTGTTACTCAAAAATTGAGTCCGTTGCGAAAACGTATACGGGCGTTTGATTTCGTTGATATACTTGGAATCTACAAGCAGCTTTTTGCCGATCCGTTGCAAATTAATGAGTGGATTGAAGGGGAAACGCCTGCTGAATGGAACGCGATTTGTCGTGCAACGTTAGAAGTGCTAGATGAAGGTAAATTATTTTACGAAGATGCTACACCGTTTTTGCTTATGAAAGAGTTAATACAAGGTTTTCAAACGAATCGCTCAATCAAGCACATATTGATTGACGAGGCGCAGGACTATTCGCCATTTCAATTCGAATTTATTAAGCGTTTATTTCCATCTGCTAGAATGACTGTTCTCGGGGACTTTAATCAGGCGATTTTTGCACATGCCAGTGAAATGGTGGATTTCCACGTTCTTAGCAGCTTGTACGGACAGGACGAAACAGCAGTAATCAATATGACACGTAGCTATCGATCCACAAAACCGATCATTGATTTCACGCGAAAACTCGTTCCGAATGGTGAAAAAATTATTCCTTTTGAACGAGATGGCGCGTTGCCGGTATTGACACAAGTAATCGATCATGAACAGCTTCACCGTAGTATTTTATCCAAAGTCGCAGCTTTACAGAGTGCCGGTTATATTAGTATTGCTATCATATGTAAATCAGCTGAGGAAAGTAAGAATGCCTATGAAGCGTTATCTAGTATTGATGGTATAAAGCTGTTAAAGAACGGCTCACCAGAATATGAACAAGGTGTTGTCGTTATCCCGTCCTATTTGGCTAAAGGGATTGAATTCGAAGCGGTTATCATTTATGATGCATCGGAGAAAGTATACGGTGATGAAAGCTTACGCAGAATTTTCTACACCGCCTGCACGAGAGCGATGCATGAATTGCAACTATACAGTGTAGGGGAGCCGAGCCCGTTTTTACGAAATGCTTTGCAAGGTAGTTTTATTCAAGTTTGA
- a CDS encoding 3-isopropylmalate dehydrogenase produces the protein MENFLLITMFLFIVSANIIGCITFWKKKSLYSAAFTILLLAALFSSIGGLLAIIILKDGFAIFYGLQIGGFLMINSMIVFVIAILVSVVRKISSINM, from the coding sequence ATGGAGAATTTTCTCTTAATAACGATGTTCCTTTTTATCGTGAGTGCAAATATTATTGGATGTATAACATTTTGGAAAAAGAAAAGTCTATATTCTGCAGCTTTTACAATATTATTACTAGCGGCTTTGTTTAGTTCAATAGGTGGATTATTGGCGATAATTATTCTTAAAGATGGTTTTGCAATATTTTATGGCTTGCAAATAGGAGGCTTTTTAATGATAAATAGTATGATTGTTTTTGTTATTGCTATTTTAGTATCTGTAGTAAGGAAAATTAGTAGCATTAACATGTGA
- a CDS encoding DUF6366 family protein — protein MTSNKETPEKQRERLTQEEHKKNPTGNFDDHLNRTQAGMPNTP, from the coding sequence ATGACTTCAAATAAAGAAACACCTGAAAAACAAAGGGAACGTTTAACTCAGGAGGAACACAAAAAGAATCCTACTGGCAATTTCGATGATCATCTTAACCGTACACAAGCAGGTATGCCCAATACTCCTTGA
- a CDS encoding RNA polymerase sigma factor, with protein sequence MRRELFDAHYEAIYKYIRYLTNDAELAHDFLQETFYRYYQKNYTEHERTYLLKIARNIVYDYYRRKKILSFFQLKTEPEAQEKLPEEVVIQTDELEKLYAALQRIKWGYREVIVLRYIEEYSVKETAEILSCSEAKVKNNTARGLKALRILLGGVDDE encoded by the coding sequence ATGCGACGTGAGCTTTTTGATGCCCATTATGAGGCAATTTACAAGTACATACGGTATTTAACGAATGATGCAGAATTAGCGCATGATTTTTTGCAGGAAACCTTTTACCGCTATTATCAAAAAAATTATACCGAGCACGAAAGAACTTATTTACTAAAAATCGCACGCAACATTGTATACGATTATTATCGCAGAAAAAAGATTTTATCGTTTTTCCAGCTGAAAACAGAGCCTGAAGCGCAGGAGAAATTACCCGAGGAAGTCGTTATTCAAACTGACGAGCTTGAAAAGTTATATGCCGCGTTGCAACGAATTAAATGGGGTTACCGTGAAGTTATTGTGCTGCGCTATATTGAGGAATATTCGGTGAAGGAAACGGCAGAAATTTTAAGTTGCAGTGAAGCGAAAGTGAAAAATAATACGGCGCGCGGCTTAAAAGCGTTGCGAATATTACTAGGAGGTGTAGATGATGAATGA
- a CDS encoding rhodanese-related sulfurtransferase produces the protein MNYQVLLYYHYTTIVDPAAFSEAHLQACKEIGLKGRILVATEGINGTVSGTKEQTMAYMDMMKADPLFDGIVFKIDEAEGHTFKKMHVRPRPELVHLGLEADVNPHELTGRYLSPEQFLEEMQDENTVVLDVRNTYEYDVGHFRGAIRPEVENFRDTPEWVRKNKELFEGKNVLTYCTGGIRCEKFSGWMKREGFGDVGQLHGGVATYGKDPVAKGQLWDGQMYVFDERLTVPINQVEHVVVGRDHYDGEPCERYINCANPECNKQIIASEENEAKHLGGCTIECTTHERNRYIVRHNLSEEQVQQALQLLEVK, from the coding sequence ATGAATTATCAAGTATTATTGTATTATCATTACACAACGATTGTAGATCCAGCAGCATTTTCTGAGGCGCATTTACAAGCGTGTAAAGAAATTGGTTTAAAAGGTCGCATTTTAGTTGCGACAGAAGGTATTAATGGCACGGTATCAGGGACAAAAGAGCAAACGATGGCTTATATGGACATGATGAAAGCCGATCCATTATTCGACGGTATTGTTTTTAAAATAGACGAGGCAGAAGGACATACATTCAAGAAAATGCATGTACGCCCGCGCCCTGAATTAGTGCATTTAGGGTTAGAAGCAGATGTCAACCCACATGAATTAACAGGTCGTTATTTATCACCTGAGCAATTTTTAGAAGAAATGCAAGATGAAAATACAGTAGTTTTAGATGTGCGTAATACGTATGAATATGATGTTGGTCATTTCCGTGGAGCGATTCGTCCGGAAGTCGAAAATTTCCGCGATACACCGGAATGGGTGCGTAAAAACAAAGAGCTTTTTGAAGGTAAAAATGTGTTAACGTATTGTACAGGTGGGATTCGCTGTGAGAAATTCTCAGGCTGGATGAAGCGTGAAGGATTCGGCGATGTCGGTCAATTACATGGCGGTGTTGCAACATACGGGAAAGATCCTGTTGCAAAAGGGCAGCTATGGGATGGGCAAATGTATGTATTTGATGAGCGTTTAACGGTGCCAATTAATCAGGTGGAGCATGTCGTAGTTGGGCGTGATCACTATGATGGGGAGCCATGTGAGCGCTATATTAATTGTGCGAACCCAGAGTGTAATAAGCAAATCATTGCCTCTGAGGAAAATGAAGCTAAGCATCTTGGTGGCTGTACAATCGAGTGTACAACGCATGAGCGCAATCGTTATATCGTGCGCCATAATTTATCAGAAGAGCAAGTGCAACAAGCGCTGCAATTACTAGAAGTAAAATAA
- a CDS encoding 1,4-dihydroxy-2-naphthoate polyprenyltransferase: MVSEKEMSSAKLMWTMTRPHTLTATFAPVILGTVAALYETEINWFLFIGMILSCLALQIATNLFNEYYDFKRGLDTADSVGIGGGIVRHGLKPKNVLTVAFLLYIVAAFIGVYICMNSTWWLAVIGLCGMAIGYLYTGGPLPIAYTPFGELFSGLSMGTGFVLIAFFIQTNNITVESLLISIPVGILVGAINMSNNIRDIEEDIKGGRKTLPILLGREKAVKFLAIAFSFSFVWILIIVLMGYISPWSLVLFLGVKKPISAIQSFRKGAKEPQFMRVAMKSTALTNTIFCFLLSVGLLISYFV, encoded by the coding sequence ATGGTAAGTGAAAAAGAGATGAGTTCCGCTAAATTAATGTGGACAATGACCCGCCCTCATACATTAACGGCGACGTTTGCCCCTGTCATATTAGGGACAGTTGCAGCACTTTATGAAACTGAGATAAATTGGTTTCTATTTATTGGCATGATACTCTCGTGTTTAGCATTGCAAATTGCAACCAATCTATTTAATGAGTATTATGATTTTAAACGTGGATTAGATACTGCTGATTCTGTTGGTATTGGTGGTGGAATCGTCCGTCATGGATTAAAGCCGAAAAATGTTTTAACTGTTGCGTTTTTATTGTATATTGTGGCAGCATTTATCGGTGTGTATATTTGTATGAATAGTACATGGTGGTTAGCGGTCATCGGTTTATGCGGGATGGCAATTGGCTATTTATACACAGGCGGTCCATTACCGATTGCGTATACGCCATTTGGCGAGTTATTTTCTGGATTATCAATGGGTACAGGCTTTGTATTAATTGCTTTCTTTATTCAAACAAATAATATAACAGTTGAGAGTCTATTAATTTCCATTCCGGTTGGGATTTTAGTAGGGGCCATCAACATGTCCAATAACATCCGTGATATTGAAGAAGATATTAAAGGTGGAAGAAAAACGTTGCCTATACTCCTTGGGAGAGAAAAAGCGGTTAAGTTTCTAGCTATTGCGTTTTCATTTTCCTTTGTTTGGATTTTAATCATCGTATTAATGGGGTATATAAGTCCCTGGTCATTGGTTTTGTTCCTAGGTGTGAAAAAGCCGATCTCTGCAATTCAAAGTTTTCGAAAGGGAGCAAAGGAACCTCAGTTTATGCGTGTAGCAATGAAATCAACAGCGCTAACAAATACGATTTTTTGCTTCCTATTATCAGTTGGATTATTAATTAGTTACTTCGTTTAA